From Cinclus cinclus chromosome 2, bCinCin1.1, whole genome shotgun sequence, one genomic window encodes:
- the IFNGR2 gene encoding interferon gamma receptor 2, which translates to MTFILRVTVKGWEIITWVIVSVTWVIRKVEAGRDRGRYPDRTGQEKRSEPGQGQGQGQDRARSRVTGTGTGTGGSRILQGGARAQAQPPGAVTGEVTGEVTQTEARAVSLVLAGSERAAAPARPGPARLRSGDPRPSGAMRGRAPLRSPPLLPPLLLLLLFLLPLGSARAAAAETSPRLPAPQNVEVYSYNFQSLLRWSPVAVENGSVLYTAHYRTLSYEEWSGMGCSQTPQTQCGIPPRLRRRWTILLRVRAELGNLSSAWVHPPPFVPEANTTLGPPRVNSVSVSPDSLLISISPPFPPERGDFLQYLVSYWENTTSPTKKQMLSGSETLLQIGNLKESTVYCFSVQVKLKIYSGHLLGEQRAPECHRTALGAATQAWYITVLFIVVLVSVNLLVVALLFLWKHHQKIKYWAQPPLQIPSHFEEFLRNPGLEELHIPAEEEPQVVVVGEGGGLEGVGSFTQNLQGQGDTEGPPQ; encoded by the exons ATGACCTTCATCCTTCGTGTCACGGTTAAAGGCTGGGAGATCATCACCTGGGTTATCGTGAGTGTCACCTGGGTTATC AGGAAGGTGGAAGCAGGAAGAGACAGGGGCAGGTACCcggacaggacaggacaggagaagAGGTCAGAGCCGGGACAGGGACAAGGCCAGGGGCAGGACCGGGCCAGGTCCCGGGtcaccggcaccggcaccggcaccggcggATCCCGGATCCTGCAGGGCGGGGCTCGGGCTCAGGCTCAGCCCCCGGGGGCGGTGACAGGGGAGGTGACAGGGGAGGTGACACAGACGGAGGCTCGGGCGGTGTCGCTGGTGCTGGCGGGGTCGGAgcgtgctgcagccccagcccggcccggcccggcccggctccgcTCGGGGGACCCGCGGCCGAGCGGGGCCATGCGGGGCcgggccccgctccgctccccgccgcTCCTGCCCccgctcctgctcctgctcctgttcctgctgcccTTGGGATCGGCACGGGCCGCGGCCGCGG aaACTTCTCCCCGTTTACCAGCTCCACAAAATGTGGAGGTTTATTCCTACAACTTCCAGAGTTTGCTGAGGTGGTCTCCTGTTGCAGTGGAGAATGGCTCAGTGTTGTACACAGCCCACTACAGAAC ACTTTCCTACGAGGAGTGGAGTGGGATGGGCTGTTCCCAGACCCCCCAGACCCAGTGTGGGATCCCCCCCAGGCTGAGGAGACGCTGGACAATCCTGCTGAGGgtcagggcagagctgggcaaccTCAGCTCAGCCTGGGTGCACCCTCCTCCCTTCGTGCCAGAGGCAAACA CCACTCTGGGTCCCCCCAGGGTGAACAGTGTGAGTGTCAGCCCTGACTCCCTGCTCATCAGCATCagcccccccttccccccagaACGTGGGGACTTCCTCCAGTACCTCGTGTCCTACTGGGAGAACACAACGAGTCCTACCAAAAAG CAGATGCTAAGTGGAAGTGAGACACTATTGCAGATTGGAAATCTGAAGGAATCAACAGTTTATTGCTTCAGCGTTCAAGTGAAGCTGAAGATCTACTCGGGTCACTTGTTAGGAGAGCAGAGGGCTCCAGAGTGTCACAGAACTGCCCTCGGTG CAGCCACCCAAGCTTGGTACATCACTGTCCTGTTCATCGTGGTGTTAGTTTCTGTAAATCTGCTGGTAGTTGCTTTGCTGTTCCTGTggaaacaccaccaaaaaatcAAATACTGGGCTCAGCCACCTCTGCAGATCCCATCCCATTTTGAGGAG ttcctgAGGAACCCTGGCTTGGAGGAGCTGCACATTCCTGCTGAGGAGGAGCCCCAGGTTGTTGTGGTTGGAGAAGGAGGTGGCCTGGAGGGTGTGGGATCCTTCACCCAAAacctccagggacagggggacactgaAGGGCCACCCCAGTGA
- the IFNAR1 gene encoding interferon alpha/beta receptor 1 has protein sequence MAEPGAGAAAEPEEPGDGWTEEPGDGWTEERRRLWVPGGRGLAAVLPVFLLLVAVPLPCAGQSSLQSPENVQVHVVNTNFTLSWDYNGSHPNVTFSAQFQWLRLEDTGWRELPGCQAVAGMGCDFSSAISEYYDAHYVRVRAQAGPLVSPWSATLEIMPEYVAQIGPPGLELQSTNGIVKVKVSPPEANQRRKMWINDLIFKYKLVFWENSSHAQLRNKIIFPVDTIDDLAPDSTYCFRVQANLPMEGKQGLFSPVSCVKTTQKVKDLLCATNLSVLALNMKFHLLWNNQEKQEVTYNVQYLLGYLKKLNDDYSEKWRSVPRCENITSTWCNFSSIINTTGFYYLRVQARQGHNKSCLSGEVKVDPLKTNGIGPPGVRLDLSDTLLHILISPPGGAEDELMRDNYDLSYRILYWKNSSAKEEEVKQKEVKQTIATVSDVSPSTLYCVKVQAFSKPYNKSSAYSQQECIHTPAGTPLPLIIFGIFMCALLVVLLVAAPLVFLLYQAYNKIKYVFFPSCQPPVNIEGFGVQLFSSPYLSAAEEPVESCCVIESMITEEGNQIDFTDCKHSKQSSQDSGNYSNDDNTSGSKGSKAPLEKEMV, from the exons GCcagagcagcctgcagagcccagagaaTGTGCAGGTGCACGTGGTGAACACCAATTTCACTCTGAGCTGGGATTACAACGGGAGCCATCCCAATGTGACATTTTCAGCACAGTTCCAGTG GCTGAGGCTGGAGGACACGGGCTGGCGGGAGCTGCCGGGGTGCCAGGCTGTGGCTGGCATGGGCTGTGATTTCTCCTCAGCCATCTCCGAGTACTACGATGCCCACTACGTGCGTGTGAGGGCTCAGGCTGGGCCTCTGGTGTCCCCATGGTCTGCAACCCTGGAGATAATGCCAGAATACGTCG CTCAGATTGGTCCACCAGGACTGGAATTGCAGTCCACAAATGGAATTGTAAAAGTTAAGGTTTCTCCTCCAGAAGCaaatcagaggagaaaaatgtggATCAAtgatctgatttttaaatataaactgGTCTTCTGGGAAAATTCATCACATGCTCAG CTTcggaataaaataattttccctgtTGACACCATTGATGATCTTGCCCCTGACAGCACTTATTGCTTCAGAGTTCAAGCAAATCTCCCCATGGAGGGGAAGCAAGGCTTGTTCAGCCCCGTCAGCTGTGTGAAAACCACCCAGAAAG TGAAAGACCTCCTCTGTGCAACCAACCTGAGTGTCCTGGCCTTGAACATGAAATTCCACCTGCTTTGGAATaaccaggaaaagcaggaagtgACCTACAACGTGCAGTACCTCCT TGGGTACCTGAAGAAGCTCAATGATGATTACTCAGAAAAGTGGcgcagtgtccccaggtgtgagAACATCACCAGCACCTGGTGCAACTTCTCCTCCATCATCAACACTACTGGATTTTATTATCTCCGAGTGCAGGCCAGGCAGGGACACAACAAATCCTGCTTGTCTGGGGAAGTCAAAGTGGATCCTCTGAAAACAA aTGGAATTGGCCCTCCTGGTGTAAGGCTGGACCTCAGTGACACTTTGCTCCACATCCTTATTTCTCctccaggaggagctgaggatgaGCTCATGAGGGACAACTATGACTTGTCCTACAGGATCCTGTACTGGAAGAATTCCTCAGCTAAGGAG GAGGAGGTGAAGCAGAAGGAGGTGAAGCAGACCATAGCCACGGTGTCTGATGTGTCCCCCTCCACCCTGTACTGTGTCAAAGTCCAGGCCTTCTCAAAGCCCTACAACAAAAGCAGTGCCTACAGCCAGCAGGAATGCATCCACACCCCTGCAG GTACGCCTTTGCCTCTGATCATTTTTGGGATTTTCATGTGTGCCCTGCTGGTTGTCCTGCTGGTGGCTGCCCCTCTGGTTTTTCTGCTCTACCAAGCCTACAACAAAATCAAATATGTGTTCTtcccctcctgccagccccccgTGAACATCGAG GGATTTGGAGTACAGCTCTTCAGCAGCCCTTACCTGTCAGCTGCAGAGGAGCCAGTGGAAAGTTGCTGTGTGATTGAATCCATGATCACAGAAGAGGGAAATCAAATTGATTTTACAGATTGCAAACATTCCAAACAGAGCAGTCAAGACTCAGGGAATTATTCCAATGACGACAACACTTCTGGGAGCAAAGGATCCAAAGCAccactggaaaaggaaatggtgtAA